From Hyphomicrobiales bacterium 4NK60-0047b, the proteins below share one genomic window:
- a CDS encoding 4-(cytidine 5'-diphospho)-2-C-methyl-D-erythritol kinase has product MQETAWAKVNLSLSILGKRDDGYHQLESLVVFAGLGDGLTLLGGGSPLGTIPSETFPLGMKPLEIGPSKELPFQLKVTGPEAQNIEGANLVETVGLKLIDEFSSISNHTVSIGSVNLDKLLPVAAGIGGGSADAAALIRLFCRLMIEQDVDVSKFNSLTFASRFGADIPVCVNSEPALMHGVGELVEPIGAFPSIGLLLVNPRISVPTGLVFEALNAKEYKEKTTSQNILHNRHNFDFHSIGEVIDYMQTAPNDLLKPALKIAPKISDVLAEISLLDRCLISRLSGSGATCFGLFETEDEARRAGKYLKMRYPKWWIEGTFIRPSIVAVEE; this is encoded by the coding sequence TTGCAAGAAACTGCTTGGGCGAAGGTTAATCTTTCTCTTTCCATCTTAGGGAAACGGGATGATGGTTACCACCAACTTGAGAGCTTGGTTGTTTTTGCTGGCCTTGGTGATGGACTGACACTTTTGGGTGGTGGGTCGCCATTAGGGACTATTCCTTCAGAGACTTTTCCTTTAGGGATGAAGCCTTTAGAGATTGGACCTTCGAAAGAACTCCCTTTCCAGTTGAAAGTTACTGGGCCTGAGGCTCAAAATATTGAAGGTGCAAATCTGGTTGAGACTGTTGGTCTAAAATTGATCGATGAATTTTCCTCAATCAGTAATCACACTGTTTCGATTGGTTCTGTCAATTTAGATAAACTGTTGCCTGTTGCTGCTGGCATTGGGGGGGGCTCCGCTGATGCGGCTGCTTTGATACGGCTTTTTTGTCGCCTTATGATTGAGCAAGATGTTGATGTTTCCAAGTTTAATTCTTTGACGTTTGCCTCGCGGTTTGGTGCGGATATTCCGGTATGTGTGAATTCTGAACCTGCGCTTATGCATGGTGTTGGTGAGCTTGTGGAACCAATTGGTGCATTTCCTTCTATTGGTCTTTTGTTAGTCAATCCGCGGATTTCTGTGCCAACCGGTTTGGTATTTGAAGCTTTAAATGCAAAAGAATACAAAGAAAAAACAACTTCCCAAAATATTCTACATAATCGCCATAATTTTGATTTTCATTCCATAGGTGAAGTTATTGATTATATGCAAACTGCACCGAATGATCTGCTCAAGCCGGCTTTGAAAATAGCGCCAAAAATTAGTGATGTCCTGGCTGAGATCAGTTTGCTAGATCGGTGTTTGATTTCTCGGCTCTCAGGGTCTGGTGCCACTTGTTTTGGTTTATTTGAAACCGAAGATGAGGCTAGGAGAGCAGGGAAGTATTTAAAGATGAGGTATCCGAAGTGGTGGATTGAGGGGACGTTTATTAGGCCGTCTATTGTAGCAGTCGAAGAATAA
- a CDS encoding tetratricopeptide repeat protein, translated as MKKFLSPVATLLCVFSISGALLLSGGVLAEKSLPDLQSNSFLGSYLAGRYASSKHDTGEAALYMRRALDYEPNNKRILEQSFLLELMGGDWSLASDLSKKLIKIDSAHPFARLYRGVDEFRLKNYSAAEAHFLASNDGPLSALIEKISQAWILSEQGKYQQAMKLLNQKSDTDWVRDYQQYHRALIADVNGKVKDAQKAYSRLYRKYHQMVRLVGSYAQFLAKNNQRRAALTVLNKHFSRARFRHPDLLLIEKKIKAKIPMASHVQTAQEGLAEIFFSLGDRRAENGGVDDGLIFLQMARLLRPEFAAADYSLASLLYRVKKYDRSIVYLSGIGQEEPIWLDAQILKAQSLSSKEKTGTAIQVLEELREKYSTDIDLFNALGKLYLDEKKYSEAAVNYSKAISLLEKPRPSDWFYYYGRGISYERSKEWPKAEKDFKSALKLSPNRPDVLNYLGYSWVDQNLNLSNAMKLIRKAVKLKPNSGYYVDSLGWAHYRLGQYKQAVTILEKAVMLRPDDPVINDHLGDVYWRVGRKNEARFQWKQVLSLEPTDELIKQINKKMIEGLPVKRQAKASLKEK; from the coding sequence ATGAAAAAATTTCTTTCACCCGTTGCCACACTACTATGTGTGTTTAGTATCAGTGGAGCTCTTCTGTTAAGCGGAGGTGTTTTGGCTGAAAAATCTCTGCCTGATTTACAATCAAATTCATTTCTTGGCAGTTATTTAGCGGGGCGTTATGCTAGCTCTAAACATGATACAGGTGAGGCCGCTCTTTATATGCGCCGTGCCCTTGATTATGAGCCGAATAATAAAAGAATTTTAGAACAATCTTTTTTACTTGAACTTATGGGCGGGGATTGGTCGCTTGCCTCTGATTTAAGCAAAAAACTCATTAAAATTGATTCAGCCCATCCGTTTGCGCGGCTCTATCGCGGTGTTGATGAATTTCGTCTGAAAAATTATAGTGCTGCTGAAGCTCACTTTCTAGCCAGCAATGATGGCCCTCTTAGCGCTTTGATTGAAAAAATTTCTCAAGCCTGGATTTTGTCTGAACAAGGCAAATACCAACAAGCGATGAAACTGTTAAATCAAAAATCTGACACAGATTGGGTTCGTGATTATCAGCAATATCACCGGGCTTTGATTGCGGATGTGAATGGCAAAGTTAAAGACGCTCAAAAAGCGTACTCACGACTTTATAGGAAGTACCATCAAATGGTTCGTCTTGTTGGTTCTTACGCGCAATTTTTAGCGAAGAATAATCAAAGACGTGCTGCTCTGACTGTTTTAAATAAACATTTTTCCAGAGCTCGTTTTAGACATCCCGATTTGTTGTTGATTGAAAAGAAGATTAAAGCAAAAATTCCTATGGCCTCTCATGTACAAACGGCTCAAGAAGGGTTAGCGGAAATTTTCTTTAGCCTTGGAGATCGCCGTGCAGAGAATGGTGGCGTTGATGATGGGCTTATTTTCTTGCAGATGGCGCGGTTATTGCGTCCTGAATTTGCAGCGGCAGATTATTCTTTAGCGAGTTTGCTTTACCGGGTGAAGAAATATGATCGCTCAATCGTTTATCTTAGCGGTATTGGGCAAGAAGAGCCTATTTGGCTTGATGCGCAAATTTTGAAGGCTCAATCTCTTAGCTCTAAAGAAAAAACTGGTACGGCTATACAAGTGCTTGAAGAGTTGCGTGAAAAATACTCGACCGATATTGATTTGTTTAATGCGCTGGGCAAACTTTATTTAGATGAAAAGAAGTATTCTGAGGCTGCTGTAAACTATAGTAAGGCGATTTCTCTTTTAGAAAAACCTCGCCCAAGTGATTGGTTCTATTATTATGGCCGTGGGATTAGTTATGAGCGTTCAAAAGAATGGCCAAAAGCTGAGAAAGATTTTAAGTCAGCTTTGAAACTTAGTCCGAACCGTCCTGATGTTTTGAACTACCTTGGTTATAGTTGGGTGGATCAAAACCTTAATTTATCAAACGCAATGAAGCTTATTCGAAAAGCTGTGAAATTAAAGCCGAATAGCGGGTATTATGTTGATAGCTTAGGTTGGGCTCATTACCGACTTGGCCAATATAAACAAGCAGTTACTATTTTGGAAAAAGCTGTCATGCTTCGCCCTGATGATCCGGTGATTAATGATCATTTGGGTGATGTTTATTGGCGGGTTGGGCGGAAAAATGAAGCGCGTTTTCAATGGAAACAAGTGCTTAGTTTAGAGCCAACTGATGAGCTAATTAAACAGATCAATAAGAAAATGATTGAAGGACTTCCTGTAAAGCGTCAAGCTAAAGCGTCTCTTAAAGAAAAATAA
- a CDS encoding electron transfer flavoprotein-ubiquinone oxidoreductase: MVDQSELPERDAMDFDVVIVGAGPAGLSAAIRLKQLDEDINVVVLEKGSEVGAHILSGAVLDPIGLDKLIPDWKEKGAPLNTKVTSDKFMIFGPAGSLRIPNFLMPPLMNNHGNYIVSMGNVCRWMAEQAEAMGVEVFPNMACSELIYGDAVDGKKGEVTGVVAGEFGREKDGTPGPNYEPGMILNGKYVMLSEGARGSLSKEVIAKYDLDANCDVPKFGLGIKEIWEVKPENHRLGEVTHTMGWPLGLKNGGGSFMYHLEDNQVYVGYIVDLNYKNPHLSPYNEFQRWKHHPEISEVLEGGKRVSYGARVVTKGGYQSIPKTVFPGGALLGCSAGLVNLPRIKGNHNAMLSGIAAAEAAHKAIGAERSGDELHDYDSELRSGLIGKDLKPVRNVAPLNGKFGPLGGLTLGGFDMWFATIFKFNILGTLSHGKNDAESTGKAADYSKITYPKPDGVLSFDRLTNVSFSATNHGEEQPVHLQLADASIPIEQNLPEYAEPAQLYCPAGVYEVITEEGKDPRFQINSQNCVHCKTCDIKDPAQNITWITPEGGGGPNYPNM, translated from the coding sequence ATGGTTGATCAGTCTGAGCTTCCTGAACGGGATGCAATGGATTTTGATGTTGTTATTGTTGGCGCTGGGCCTGCGGGGCTTTCAGCTGCGATCCGTTTAAAGCAACTGGATGAAGATATAAATGTTGTCGTCTTGGAAAAGGGGTCTGAGGTTGGGGCTCACATTCTTTCTGGTGCTGTTTTAGACCCGATTGGTTTGGATAAACTTATTCCTGACTGGAAGGAAAAGGGAGCTCCCTTAAACACAAAAGTGACCAGCGATAAGTTTATGATTTTTGGGCCAGCTGGATCATTGCGTATTCCAAATTTTTTGATGCCGCCATTGATGAACAATCATGGTAATTACATTGTTTCAATGGGTAATGTTTGTCGGTGGATGGCTGAACAAGCTGAAGCGATGGGCGTTGAAGTCTTTCCGAATATGGCGTGCTCTGAATTGATCTATGGTGACGCTGTTGATGGTAAGAAGGGCGAAGTCACTGGTGTTGTTGCTGGTGAGTTTGGCCGGGAAAAAGATGGCACGCCGGGCCCGAACTATGAGCCAGGTATGATTTTGAACGGTAAGTATGTGATGCTTTCTGAAGGGGCGCGTGGATCCCTTTCTAAAGAAGTGATTGCTAAATACGACCTTGATGCCAATTGCGATGTACCTAAATTTGGTCTTGGCATTAAAGAGATTTGGGAAGTAAAGCCAGAAAACCATCGGTTAGGTGAAGTCACTCATACGATGGGTTGGCCGTTGGGTTTGAAAAATGGTGGTGGTTCTTTCATGTATCATTTGGAAGACAATCAGGTTTATGTTGGTTACATCGTTGATCTTAATTATAAAAACCCACACTTGTCTCCTTACAATGAATTTCAGCGCTGGAAACATCATCCTGAGATTTCTGAAGTTTTAGAGGGAGGCAAACGTGTATCTTATGGTGCACGTGTTGTGACTAAGGGGGGGTATCAATCTATACCTAAAACAGTGTTTCCTGGGGGTGCTTTGCTTGGTTGTTCAGCGGGCTTGGTGAACTTGCCTCGGATTAAAGGCAATCATAATGCGATGCTTTCTGGTATTGCAGCAGCAGAAGCTGCTCACAAGGCTATTGGAGCTGAACGCTCCGGTGATGAGTTACATGATTATGATTCTGAGCTCAGATCTGGTCTCATTGGGAAAGATTTGAAACCTGTTCGAAATGTTGCGCCGTTAAATGGCAAGTTTGGTCCGCTTGGTGGCTTGACGCTTGGTGGTTTTGATATGTGGTTTGCGACCATCTTTAAGTTTAACATTCTTGGCACTTTGAGCCATGGTAAGAATGATGCTGAAAGCACTGGTAAGGCGGCTGATTATTCTAAGATCACTTACCCGAAACCAGATGGTGTTCTTTCTTTTGATCGCCTGACGAATGTGAGTTTTTCCGCGACCAATCATGGTGAAGAGCAGCCTGTACATTTGCAGCTGGCGGATGCGTCTATTCCTATTGAACAGAATTTACCTGAATATGCCGAACCGGCGCAACTCTATTGCCCGGCTGGCGTTTATGAGGTGATAACTGAAGAGGGGAAAGATCCTCGTTTTCAGATTAATTCGCAAAATTGTGTTCATTGTAAAACCTGCGATATTAAGGATCCTGCACAAAACATTACATGGATTACTCCAGAAGGTGGCGGGGGACCAAACTACCCAAATATGTAA
- a CDS encoding uracil-DNA glycosylase: MEKTAEKSLKRSDFQAILAWYEDMGVVSASIETPINWFEEGQTIDQSPITNLLKSPKNTNNRPDISKKNQQQVNQQRHNNQAISASERANTASNILSESKSQHQTLNSPQRAAPLSLPSLEKAKELASQCTSLDNLRETLSEFDGCGLKRTAKNLVFYRGEAKADLMIIGEAPGREEDIVGKPFVGAAGQLLDRMLKAIEIESSSAHITNLVYWRPPGNRAPTLEETAICRPFLDKQIELVAPKHILLLGGEAAKQIYQTTTGITKIRGKWKKIPDSPHKMDTLATFHPTYLLRTPIAKRLVWHDLQLLRDKLATN, from the coding sequence ATGGAAAAAACCGCAGAAAAATCACTGAAACGGTCAGATTTCCAAGCTATTTTAGCTTGGTATGAAGATATGGGCGTGGTCTCTGCGAGCATTGAAACTCCTATTAACTGGTTTGAAGAGGGACAAACCATTGACCAATCCCCCATTACAAACCTCTTAAAATCACCAAAAAACACAAATAATAGGCCTGATATAAGCAAAAAAAATCAGCAACAGGTAAATCAGCAGCGGCATAACAATCAAGCAATAAGCGCTAGCGAGCGAGCAAATACGGCATCCAATATCCTCTCTGAAAGCAAATCACAGCATCAAACTCTAAATAGCCCTCAAAGAGCGGCTCCTTTATCTCTTCCATCTTTAGAAAAAGCCAAAGAACTGGCCAGTCAATGCACCTCACTTGATAATTTAAGAGAGACATTATCTGAGTTTGACGGCTGCGGCCTAAAAAGAACTGCCAAAAACCTTGTCTTTTATAGAGGAGAAGCCAAAGCAGATCTCATGATTATTGGTGAAGCACCAGGGCGCGAAGAAGATATTGTCGGCAAACCCTTTGTAGGCGCCGCCGGACAATTACTGGATCGCATGTTAAAAGCCATCGAAATTGAGAGTAGTTCAGCCCATATAACCAATCTCGTCTATTGGCGGCCTCCAGGAAACCGTGCGCCAACTTTAGAAGAAACCGCCATTTGTCGCCCGTTCTTAGATAAACAGATAGAATTAGTCGCTCCAAAACACATTCTTCTTTTAGGAGGAGAAGCTGCCAAACAAATTTATCAAACAACAACAGGCATCACAAAAATTAGAGGCAAATGGAAGAAAATCCCTGATAGCCCTCATAAAATGGACACTTTAGCAACGTTTCATCCAACATATCTCTTACGCACCCCCATAGCCAAACGCCTAGTTTGGCACGATCTACAATTATTAAGAGATAAACTAGCAACCAATTGA
- the moaB gene encoding molybdenum cofactor biosynthesis protein B, translating into MAGIDETRPFTPITIAVLTVSDTRTENDDKSGTLLSNMLVEAGHNLAESSIVKDDIPAIQTQINKWVDDKTIDAIITTGGTGFTGRDVTPDAVKPLFDKEIDGFSALFHQLSYEKIGTSTIQSRACGGLIKDTFVFCVPGSPGACKDAWHGILKYQLDSRHRPCNFVEIMPRLMEHIS; encoded by the coding sequence ATGGCCGGCATCGATGAAACACGTCCCTTCACACCAATAACCATTGCGGTTTTAACTGTTTCTGACACAAGAACTGAAAATGATGACAAGTCAGGTACCCTTCTCTCAAACATGCTTGTCGAGGCAGGCCACAATTTGGCTGAGAGCTCAATTGTAAAAGATGATATTCCCGCCATTCAAACCCAAATCAACAAATGGGTTGATGACAAAACAATCGACGCAATCATCACCACCGGTGGCACAGGCTTTACCGGTAGAGACGTCACGCCAGATGCAGTTAAACCCTTGTTTGATAAAGAAATTGATGGGTTCTCAGCCCTGTTTCATCAATTGTCATATGAAAAAATCGGCACATCCACCATCCAGTCACGCGCCTGTGGCGGCCTGATAAAAGACACTTTCGTTTTTTGTGTTCCAGGCTCACCCGGCGCGTGTAAAGATGCCTGGCACGGCATCCTAAAATATCAACTAGACAGCCGCCACCGCCCCTGCAACTTCGTAGAAATCATGCCCCGCCTCATGGAACACATATCGTAA
- a CDS encoding YVTN family beta-propeller repeat protein has translation MKVQLKQALLATALSILTISPLHAYTVYVSNEKDDTITVIDSKTLKVIDTIKVGQRPRGIILSKDEKYILVCSSDDDTVEVIDRKTKKIVKTLPSGPDPELFILHPTGNPLYISNEDDNMVTIVDIEKNKVLGEVPVGVEPEGMGISPDGKTIVNTSETTNMVHFIDSKSHEITHNVLVEQRPRVAIYNHSGSQVWASSEIGGTVNVIDNEKREIIKTIRFEIPGVTQDTVQPVGIRLLKDDSKAFVALGPSNRVAVIDTKTFKVEKYLLVGQRVWNLGFTPDDKYLYTTNGISNDVSVIDIKKLKVIKSIPVGRYPWGVAIAKD, from the coding sequence ATGAAAGTCCAACTTAAACAAGCACTTTTAGCCACAGCCCTTTCAATATTAACCATCTCTCCTCTTCATGCCTATACCGTCTATGTCAGCAATGAAAAAGACGACACAATAACAGTCATCGACAGCAAAACCTTAAAAGTCATAGACACCATCAAAGTCGGCCAACGCCCACGCGGCATAATTCTATCTAAGGATGAAAAATACATTCTTGTTTGCTCCAGTGATGATGACACCGTTGAGGTTATTGATCGTAAAACTAAAAAGATCGTAAAAACGCTTCCCTCTGGACCAGATCCAGAACTTTTCATTCTACACCCAACGGGTAACCCACTTTACATTTCTAATGAAGACGACAACATGGTCACCATTGTCGACATTGAAAAAAACAAAGTCTTGGGCGAAGTCCCCGTTGGTGTTGAACCTGAGGGTATGGGCATCAGTCCTGATGGTAAAACCATTGTGAACACATCAGAGACAACCAACATGGTTCATTTCATCGATTCAAAATCCCATGAAATCACACACAATGTTTTGGTTGAGCAACGCCCAAGAGTAGCCATTTATAATCACTCCGGCTCTCAGGTTTGGGCATCATCTGAAATTGGTGGTACCGTCAATGTCATTGATAATGAAAAACGCGAGATCATTAAAACTATCCGGTTCGAAATCCCTGGCGTGACACAAGACACAGTCCAGCCCGTTGGTATAAGATTATTAAAAGATGACTCAAAAGCCTTTGTTGCTCTCGGCCCCTCAAATCGTGTGGCGGTTATTGACACCAAAACCTTCAAAGTTGAAAAGTACTTGTTAGTCGGTCAACGCGTTTGGAACTTAGGCTTCACACCAGATGACAAATATCTCTACACTACAAACGGCATTAGTAATGATGTCTCTGTGATTGACATCAAAAAATTAAAAGTCATCAAATCAATCCCTGTTGGCCGCTATCCTTGGGGCGTTGCCATAGCAAAAGACTAA
- a CDS encoding VOC family protein, translated as MIGYITIGTNDIEKSAKFYDELFKLLGIGRMMDFDSYIAWGKQDGSAGFSITKPFDGKHATVGNGVMIGLAASSPEEVDKVYKKAMELGAIDEGPAGYRDEMKGFYAGYFRDLDGNKINIHHISMEDLNDFVSK; from the coding sequence ATGATTGGCTACATAACAATTGGTACGAATGACATTGAAAAATCAGCTAAATTTTATGATGAGCTTTTTAAGCTTTTAGGGATTGGGCGTATGATGGATTTTGATAGCTATATTGCCTGGGGCAAGCAGGATGGTTCAGCTGGTTTTTCTATAACAAAGCCTTTTGATGGTAAGCACGCAACGGTTGGAAATGGTGTTATGATTGGTCTTGCGGCTTCTTCTCCTGAAGAGGTTGATAAAGTTTATAAAAAAGCGATGGAGCTTGGTGCTATTGATGAAGGACCAGCTGGTTACCGCGATGAGATGAAAGGGTTTTATGCAGGTTATTTTCGAGACCTAGATGGAAATAAGATCAATATCCATCACATCTCTATGGAAGATTTGAATGATTTTGTATCCAAGTAA